The Saccharothrix variisporea genome has a segment encoding these proteins:
- the rpoB gene encoding DNA-directed RNA polymerase subunit beta has protein sequence MAISRATKATAATNSTSGIPGAPKRVSFAKIHEPLQTPNLLDLQIQSFEWLTGDEAWFQRRVDEGDETPTSGLEEVLNEISPIEDFSGSMSLSFSDPRFDEVKASTEECKDKDMTYAAPLFVTAEFTNHTTGEIKSQTVFMGDFPMMTDKGTFIINGTERVVVSQLVRSPGVYFDTAIDKTTDKDVFSVKIIPSRGAWLEFDVDKRDTVGVRIDRKRRQPVTVLLKALGWTTEQIRERFSFSETLLTTLEKDHTAGTDEALLDIYRKLRPGEPPTKESAQALLENLFFKDKRYDLAKVGRYKVNKKLGLDIPIATGVLTEDDIVTTIEYLVRLHAGETSMQPGETEVPVEVDDIDHFGNRRLRTVGELIQNQIRVGLSRMERVVRERMTTQDVEAITPQTLINIRPVVAAIKEFFGTSQLSQFMDQTNPLAGLTHKRRLSALGPGGLSRERAGMEVRDVHPSHYGRMCPIETPEGPNIGLIGSLSSYGRVNPFGFIETPYRKVVDGRVTDQIDYLTADEEDRYVKAQANAKIDDEGNFLEDRVLVRKKGGEVEQIDPKDVDYMDVSPRQMVSAATAMIPFLEHDDANRALMGANMQRQAVPLLRSESPLVGTGMELRAAVDAGDVVVAKKTGVVEEISADYVTVMADDGSRQTYGLHKFRRSNQGTCINQKPIVNEGDRVQEGQVLADGPCTENGEMALGKNLLVAIMPWEGHNYEDAIILSQRLVQDDVLTSIHIEEHEIDARDTKLGAEEITRDIPNVSEEVLADLDERGIIRIGAEVQPGDILVGKVTPKGETELTPEERLLRAIFGEKAREVRDTSLKVPHGEYGKVIGIRVFSREDDDELPPGVNELVRVYVAQKRKIQDGDKLAGRHGNKGVIGKILPVEDMPFLEDGTPVDIVLNTHGVPRRMNIGQVLETHLGWIAKQGWSINGDPDWAKNLPAELYEVEPGTKTATPVFDGAREDEITGLLGSTIPNRDGVRMVKENGKAQLFDGRSGEPYPFPVSVGYMYILKLLHLVDDKIHARSTGPYSMITQQPLGGKAQFGGQRFGEMECWAMQAYGAAYTLQELLTIKSDDVLGRVKVYEAIVKGENIPEPGIPESFKVLLKELQSLCLNVEVLSSDGAAIEMRDGDDEDLERAAANLGINLSRSESPSVDDVVN, from the coding sequence TTGGCGATCTCTCGCGCGACCAAGGCCACTGCTGCGACCAACTCCACGTCGGGGATTCCCGGAGCGCCGAAGCGAGTTTCGTTCGCGAAGATCCACGAGCCGCTTCAGACGCCCAACCTGCTGGACCTCCAGATCCAGTCCTTCGAATGGCTCACCGGCGACGAGGCGTGGTTCCAGCGCCGCGTCGACGAAGGTGACGAGACCCCCACCAGCGGCCTCGAAGAGGTCCTGAACGAGATCTCGCCCATCGAGGACTTCTCCGGCTCGATGTCGCTCTCCTTCTCCGACCCGCGCTTCGACGAGGTCAAGGCCTCGACCGAGGAGTGCAAGGACAAGGACATGACGTACGCGGCCCCGCTGTTCGTCACGGCGGAGTTCACCAACCACACCACCGGCGAGATCAAGAGCCAGACGGTGTTCATGGGTGACTTCCCGATGATGACGGACAAGGGCACGTTCATCATCAACGGCACCGAGCGGGTCGTCGTGTCCCAGCTCGTCCGGTCGCCCGGTGTCTACTTCGACACCGCGATCGACAAGACGACCGACAAGGACGTCTTCAGCGTCAAGATCATCCCTTCGCGGGGTGCCTGGCTGGAGTTCGACGTCGACAAGCGCGACACCGTCGGCGTCCGCATCGACCGCAAGCGCCGGCAGCCGGTCACGGTGCTGCTCAAGGCCCTGGGCTGGACGACCGAGCAGATCCGGGAGCGGTTCTCCTTCTCGGAGACGCTGCTGACCACCCTGGAGAAGGACCACACCGCCGGCACCGACGAGGCGTTGCTCGACATCTACCGGAAGCTGCGTCCGGGCGAGCCGCCGACGAAGGAGTCCGCGCAGGCGCTGCTGGAGAACCTGTTCTTCAAGGACAAGCGCTACGACCTGGCCAAGGTGGGCCGCTACAAGGTCAACAAGAAGCTGGGCCTGGACATCCCGATCGCCACGGGCGTCCTGACCGAGGACGACATCGTCACGACGATCGAGTACCTGGTCCGCCTGCACGCCGGTGAGACCAGCATGCAGCCCGGCGAGACCGAGGTGCCGGTCGAGGTCGACGACATCGACCACTTCGGCAACCGCCGCCTGCGCACCGTCGGCGAGCTGATCCAGAACCAGATCCGGGTCGGCCTGTCCCGCATGGAGCGCGTCGTGCGCGAGCGCATGACGACCCAGGACGTCGAGGCCATCACGCCGCAGACCCTGATCAACATCCGCCCGGTCGTGGCGGCGATCAAGGAGTTCTTCGGCACCTCCCAGCTGTCGCAGTTCATGGACCAGACGAACCCGCTGGCGGGCCTGACCCACAAGCGTCGCCTGTCGGCGCTGGGCCCCGGTGGTCTGTCCCGTGAGCGGGCCGGCATGGAGGTCCGCGACGTCCACCCGTCGCACTACGGCCGCATGTGCCCGATCGAGACGCCGGAAGGCCCGAACATCGGTCTGATCGGCTCGCTGTCCTCCTACGGGCGGGTCAACCCGTTCGGCTTCATCGAGACGCCGTACCGCAAGGTCGTCGACGGCCGGGTCACCGACCAGATCGACTACCTGACCGCGGACGAGGAAGACCGCTACGTCAAGGCGCAGGCCAACGCCAAGATCGACGACGAGGGCAACTTCCTCGAGGACCGCGTCCTGGTCCGCAAGAAGGGCGGCGAGGTCGAGCAGATCGACCCCAAGGACGTCGACTACATGGACGTCTCCCCGCGCCAGATGGTGTCGGCGGCGACCGCCATGATCCCCTTCCTCGAGCACGACGACGCCAACCGCGCCCTGATGGGCGCGAACATGCAGCGCCAGGCCGTGCCGCTGCTCCGCTCCGAGTCGCCGCTGGTCGGCACCGGCATGGAGCTGCGCGCCGCGGTCGACGCCGGTGACGTCGTGGTGGCCAAGAAGACCGGTGTGGTCGAGGAGATCTCCGCCGACTACGTCACGGTCATGGCCGACGACGGCTCGCGGCAGACCTACGGCCTGCACAAGTTCCGCCGCTCCAACCAGGGCACCTGCATCAACCAGAAGCCCATCGTCAACGAGGGCGACCGGGTGCAGGAGGGCCAGGTCCTGGCCGACGGGCCGTGCACCGAGAACGGCGAGATGGCGCTGGGCAAGAACCTGCTCGTCGCGATCATGCCGTGGGAGGGCCACAACTACGAGGACGCGATCATCCTGTCGCAGCGCCTCGTGCAGGACGACGTCCTGACCTCGATCCACATCGAGGAGCACGAGATCGACGCGCGGGACACCAAGCTGGGCGCCGAGGAGATCACCCGGGACATCCCGAACGTCTCCGAGGAGGTCCTGGCCGACCTCGACGAGCGGGGCATCATCCGCATCGGCGCCGAGGTCCAGCCGGGCGACATCCTGGTCGGCAAGGTCACGCCCAAGGGCGAGACCGAGCTGACCCCGGAGGAGCGCCTGCTGCGCGCGATCTTCGGCGAGAAGGCCCGCGAGGTGCGCGACACGTCCCTGAAGGTGCCGCACGGCGAGTACGGCAAGGTCATCGGCATCCGCGTGTTCTCCCGCGAGGACGACGACGAGCTGCCCCCCGGCGTGAACGAGCTGGTCCGCGTCTACGTGGCCCAGAAGCGCAAGATCCAGGACGGCGACAAGCTCGCCGGCCGCCACGGCAACAAGGGCGTCATCGGCAAGATCCTCCCCGTCGAGGACATGCCGTTCCTGGAGGACGGCACCCCGGTGGACATCGTGCTGAACACGCACGGCGTGCCGCGTCGTATGAACATCGGCCAGGTGCTGGAGACCCACCTCGGGTGGATCGCCAAGCAGGGCTGGAGCATCAACGGCGACCCGGACTGGGCGAAGAACCTCCCCGCCGAGCTGTACGAGGTCGAGCCGGGCACGAAGACCGCCACCCCGGTCTTCGACGGCGCCCGCGAGGACGAGATCACCGGTCTGCTGGGCTCCACCATCCCCAACCGCGACGGCGTGCGGATGGTCAAGGAGAACGGCAAGGCGCAGCTGTTCGACGGCCGCAGCGGTGAGCCCTACCCGTTCCCGGTGTCGGTCGGCTACATGTACATCCTGAAGCTGCTGCACCTGGTGGACGACAAGATCCACGCCCGCTCCACCGGCCCGTACTCGATGATCACCCAGCAGCCGCTCGGTGGTAAGGCGCAGTTCGGTGGTCAGCGCTTCGGTGAGATGGAGTGCTGGGCGATGCAGGCCTACGGCGCGGCCTACACGCTGCAGGAGCTGCTGACCATCAAGTCCGACGACGTGCTCGGCCGCGTGAAGGTCTACGAGGCCATCGTCAAGGGCGAGAACATCCCGGAGCCGGGCATCCCGGAGTCCTTCAAGGTGCTGCTCAAGGAGCTGCAGTCGCTGTGCCTCAACGTCGAGGTGCTGTCCTCGGACGGCGCCGCGATCGAGATGCGCGACGGCGACGACGAAGACCTCGAACGCGCGGCGGCGAACCTCGGCATCAACCTGTCGCGGTCCGAGTCGCCGTCCGTGGACGACGTCGTCAACTAA
- a CDS encoding MCE family protein, producing the protein MMTARTRLQIIAFVLIALVGVSYVGARYVGLGRAFGATGYVVKMQLADSGGVFTNAEVTYRGVTVGRVGQMRLTADGIEVDLDIDPDAPRISADLEAVVANRSAVGEQFVDLRPRGEDGPYLAAGSVIPRSATKTPPPVDGLLTNLDAFAKSVPTDSLRTVVDELDQAFNGTGPDLQVLLDNTRVFTEAATQNLPQTKALINDGLVVLTTQASQGSSIRSFSGDLRALAETLKNRDADLRALIGISPQAAEQLSALLRETGPNLGVVLANLLTTGNILVTRLDGLEQIAVTYPIAVGGGFSVAKGDGTGAHFGLALNVFDPPPCTVGYEGTRIRQGTDTSPVGLNAGAYCALAPGSATSVRGAQNAPYGGTPGTPKGDETSQPGREPTGQQGEPVVLTSLGQLLGLPG; encoded by the coding sequence ATGATGACCGCCCGGACCCGGCTCCAGATCATCGCGTTCGTGCTGATCGCGCTGGTCGGCGTGAGCTACGTGGGCGCGCGGTACGTCGGCCTCGGCCGGGCGTTCGGCGCGACCGGGTACGTGGTGAAGATGCAGCTCGCCGACTCCGGCGGCGTGTTCACCAACGCCGAGGTCACCTACCGGGGCGTGACGGTCGGTCGGGTCGGCCAGATGCGGCTGACCGCCGACGGCATCGAGGTCGACCTGGACATCGACCCCGACGCGCCGCGCATCTCCGCCGACCTGGAGGCCGTGGTCGCCAACCGGTCCGCGGTCGGCGAGCAGTTCGTCGACCTGCGCCCGCGCGGCGAGGACGGCCCGTACCTGGCGGCCGGCTCGGTCATCCCGCGCAGCGCGACCAAGACCCCGCCGCCGGTGGACGGGCTGCTGACCAACCTGGACGCGTTCGCCAAATCCGTGCCGACCGACTCGCTGCGCACCGTCGTGGACGAGCTGGACCAGGCGTTCAACGGCACCGGGCCCGACCTCCAGGTGCTGCTGGACAACACCCGCGTGTTCACCGAGGCCGCCACGCAGAACCTGCCGCAGACCAAGGCGTTGATCAACGACGGCCTCGTCGTGCTGACCACGCAGGCGTCCCAGGGCAGCTCGATCCGGTCGTTCTCCGGCGACCTGCGGGCGCTGGCCGAGACCCTGAAGAACCGCGACGCCGACCTGCGCGCCCTCATCGGCATCTCGCCGCAGGCCGCCGAGCAGCTGTCGGCGCTGCTGCGGGAGACCGGGCCGAACCTCGGCGTGGTCCTGGCCAACCTGCTGACCACCGGCAACATCCTGGTGACCAGGCTGGACGGGCTGGAGCAGATCGCCGTGACCTACCCGATCGCGGTCGGCGGCGGCTTCAGCGTGGCCAAGGGCGACGGCACCGGCGCCCACTTCGGCCTCGCGCTCAACGTCTTCGACCCGCCGCCGTGCACCGTCGGCTACGAGGGCACCCGCATCCGGCAGGGCACCGACACCAGTCCCGTGGGGCTCAACGCCGGGGCCTACTGCGCCCTGGCACCCGGTAGCGCGACCAGCGTGCGCGGCGCGCAGAATGCGCCGTACGGTGGCACCCCGGGTACTCCGAAGGGCGACGAGACGTCCCAGCCGGGGCGGGAGCCGACTGGGCAGCAGGGCGAGCCGGTGGTCCTGACCAGCCTGGGACAGCTGCTCGGGCTGCCGGGCTGA
- a CDS encoding DNA-directed RNA polymerase subunit beta', which translates to MLDVNFFDELRIGLATADDIRQWSYGEVKKPETINYRTLKPEKDGLFCEKIFGPTRDWECYCGKYKRVRFKGIICERCGVEVTRAKVRRERMGHIELAAPVTHIWYFKGVPSRLGYLLDLAPKDLEKIIYFAAYVIVGVNGELRHNDLPTLENEMQVERKRVENRRDADVEARAQKLEADLAELEAEGAKSDVRRKVKEGGEREMRQLRDRAQRELDRLDEIWSTFTKLEKGQLIADELLYRELYDRYGDYFTGAMGAEAIQKLLGDYDVDAEAETLRETIRSGKGQKKLRALKRLKVVAAFQATRNNPQGMVLDCVPVIPPDLRPMVQLDGGRFATSDLNDLYRRVINRNNRLKRLIDLGAPEIIVNNEKRMLQEAVDALFDNGRRGRPVTGPGNRPLKSLSDLLKGKQGRFRQNLLGKRVDYSGRSVIVVGPQLKLHQCGLPKQMALELFKPFVMKRLVDLNHAQNIKSAKRMVERARPAVWDVLEEVITEHPVLLNRAPTLHRLGIQAFEPQLVEGKAIQLHPLVCEAFNADFDGDQMAVHLPLSAEAQAEARVLMLSSNNILSPASGKPLAMPRLDMVTGLYHLTRHKEGDIGEGQAYSSPAEALMAFDRKVLGLQAMVKIRISDKNPPKGQEPEGWEPGQPWLAETTLGRVLFNEVLPQDYPFLNEVMPKKRQATVINDLAERYPMVTVARTLDKLKDAGFYWATRSGVTVAISDVLVPEAKQGILDEYEKLADAVEKRYQRGQLSYAERNNELVKVWTKATEEVAEVMEANFPEDNSIRMIVKSGAAGNMTQVRSLAGMRGLVTNPKGEYIPRPIKNSFREGLSVLEYFIATHGARKGLADTALRTADSGYLTRRLVDVSQDVIIREIDCGTTRGVNMTVGERLGDKVVLHEFAQTSVYARTIAEDITDADGNIVLNRGDDLGDPALQTLVQNGVTRVKVRSVLTCESAVGVCASCYGRSMATGKLVDVGEAVGIVAAQSIGEPGTQLTMRTFHQGGVAGDDITTGLPRVQELFEARVPKGKAPIADVDGRVRIEDGDRFWKITLIPDDGSEEIVFDKLSKRQRLANTPTGPLQDGDHVSVGQQLLEGTPDPHEVLRVMGPREAQLHLVQEVQKVYRAQGVAIHDKHIEVIVRQMLRRVTIIDSGATEFLPGSLVERAEFESGNRAVVAEGGEPAAGRPVLMGITKASLATDSWLSAASFQETTRVLTDAAINGRSDKLIGLKENVIIGKLIPAGTGINRYRNIQVQPTEEARAAAYAIPSYDDGYYTPDVFGTGTGAAVPLDDYDFGRDYR; encoded by the coding sequence GTGCTCGACGTCAACTTCTTCGATGAGCTCCGCATCGGTCTCGCGACCGCGGACGACATCCGCCAGTGGTCCTACGGCGAGGTCAAGAAGCCCGAGACCATCAACTACCGCACGCTCAAGCCGGAGAAGGACGGCTTGTTCTGCGAGAAGATCTTCGGTCCCACCCGGGACTGGGAGTGCTACTGCGGCAAGTACAAGCGCGTCCGGTTCAAGGGCATCATCTGCGAGCGCTGCGGCGTCGAGGTGACCCGCGCCAAGGTGCGCCGCGAGCGGATGGGCCACATCGAACTGGCCGCCCCGGTCACGCACATCTGGTACTTCAAGGGCGTCCCGAGCCGGTTGGGCTACCTGCTCGACCTGGCCCCGAAGGACCTCGAGAAGATCATCTACTTCGCCGCCTACGTCATCGTGGGCGTCAACGGCGAGCTGCGCCACAACGACCTGCCCACGCTCGAGAACGAGATGCAGGTCGAGCGCAAGCGCGTCGAGAACCGCCGCGACGCCGACGTCGAGGCGCGCGCGCAGAAGCTGGAAGCCGACCTGGCCGAGCTGGAGGCGGAGGGCGCCAAGTCCGACGTGCGCCGCAAGGTCAAGGAGGGCGGCGAGCGCGAGATGCGCCAGCTGCGCGACCGCGCCCAGCGCGAGCTCGACCGCCTCGACGAGATCTGGTCCACCTTCACCAAGTTGGAGAAGGGCCAGCTCATCGCGGACGAGCTGCTCTACCGCGAGCTCTACGACCGCTACGGCGACTACTTCACCGGCGCCATGGGCGCGGAGGCCATCCAGAAGCTGCTGGGTGACTACGACGTCGACGCCGAGGCCGAGACGCTGCGCGAGACCATCCGCAGCGGCAAGGGCCAGAAGAAGCTGCGCGCCCTCAAGCGGCTGAAGGTCGTCGCCGCGTTCCAGGCGACCCGCAACAACCCGCAGGGCATGGTCCTGGACTGCGTCCCGGTCATCCCGCCGGACCTGCGCCCGATGGTGCAGCTCGACGGTGGCCGCTTCGCGACCTCCGACCTCAACGACCTGTACCGCCGGGTCATCAACCGGAACAACCGCCTCAAGCGGCTGATCGACCTCGGCGCGCCCGAGATCATCGTCAACAACGAGAAGCGGATGCTCCAGGAGGCCGTCGACGCGCTGTTCGACAACGGCCGCCGCGGTCGTCCGGTCACCGGTCCGGGCAACCGGCCGCTGAAGTCGCTGTCCGACCTGCTCAAGGGCAAGCAGGGCCGGTTCCGCCAGAACCTGCTCGGCAAGCGCGTCGACTACTCCGGCCGTTCGGTCATCGTGGTCGGCCCGCAGCTCAAGCTGCACCAGTGCGGCCTGCCCAAGCAGATGGCGCTGGAGCTGTTCAAGCCGTTCGTGATGAAGCGGCTGGTGGACCTCAACCACGCGCAGAACATCAAGTCCGCCAAGCGCATGGTCGAGCGCGCCCGCCCGGCCGTGTGGGACGTGCTGGAAGAGGTCATCACCGAGCACCCGGTGCTGCTCAACCGCGCGCCCACGCTGCACCGCCTCGGCATCCAGGCCTTCGAGCCGCAGCTGGTCGAGGGCAAGGCCATCCAGTTGCACCCGCTGGTCTGTGAAGCGTTCAACGCCGACTTCGACGGTGACCAGATGGCGGTCCACCTGCCGCTGTCCGCCGAGGCGCAGGCCGAGGCGCGCGTGCTGATGCTGTCGTCGAACAACATCCTCTCGCCCGCGTCGGGCAAGCCGCTGGCCATGCCGCGTCTGGACATGGTCACCGGCCTGTACCACCTGACCCGGCACAAGGAAGGCGACATCGGCGAGGGCCAGGCGTACTCGTCGCCGGCCGAGGCGCTGATGGCGTTCGACCGCAAGGTCCTGGGCCTGCAGGCGATGGTGAAGATCCGGATCTCGGACAAGAACCCGCCGAAGGGCCAGGAGCCGGAGGGCTGGGAGCCCGGTCAGCCGTGGCTGGCCGAGACCACCCTGGGCCGCGTGCTGTTCAACGAGGTCCTGCCGCAGGACTACCCGTTCCTGAACGAGGTCATGCCCAAGAAGCGGCAGGCCACGGTCATCAACGACCTCGCCGAGCGGTACCCGATGGTCACCGTCGCCCGGACGCTGGACAAGCTGAAGGACGCGGGCTTCTACTGGGCCACCCGGTCCGGTGTCACCGTCGCGATCTCCGACGTGCTCGTGCCGGAGGCCAAGCAGGGCATCCTGGACGAGTACGAGAAGCTCGCCGACGCGGTGGAGAAGCGCTACCAGCGCGGTCAGCTCTCCTACGCGGAGCGCAACAACGAGCTGGTCAAGGTGTGGACCAAGGCGACCGAAGAGGTGGCCGAGGTCATGGAGGCCAACTTCCCCGAGGACAACTCGATCCGCATGATCGTGAAGTCCGGCGCGGCGGGCAACATGACCCAGGTCCGCTCGCTGGCGGGCATGCGTGGTCTGGTGACCAACCCGAAGGGCGAGTACATCCCGCGGCCGATCAAGAACTCGTTCCGCGAGGGCCTGTCGGTGCTGGAGTACTTCATCGCCACGCACGGCGCCCGCAAGGGTCTGGCCGACACCGCGCTCCGCACCGCCGACTCGGGTTACCTGACCCGTCGTCTGGTGGACGTCTCGCAGGACGTCATCATCCGCGAGATCGACTGCGGCACCACCCGCGGCGTGAACATGACGGTCGGCGAGCGGCTGGGCGACAAGGTCGTCCTGCACGAGTTCGCGCAGACCTCGGTCTACGCCCGGACCATCGCCGAGGACATCACCGACGCGGACGGCAACATCGTCCTCAACCGCGGTGACGACCTGGGCGACCCGGCGCTGCAGACCCTGGTGCAGAACGGCGTCACCCGGGTCAAGGTCCGCTCCGTGCTGACCTGCGAGTCGGCGGTCGGCGTGTGCGCGTCCTGCTACGGCCGCTCGATGGCGACCGGCAAGCTGGTCGACGTCGGCGAGGCCGTCGGCATCGTCGCCGCCCAGTCGATCGGTGAGCCCGGCACGCAGCTGACCATGCGCACCTTCCACCAGGGTGGTGTCGCCGGTGACGACATCACGACCGGTCTGCCCCGTGTGCAGGAGCTCTTCGAGGCTCGTGTGCCCAAGGGCAAGGCGCCCATCGCGGACGTCGACGGTCGGGTGCGCATCGAGGACGGCGACCGGTTCTGGAAGATCACCCTCATCCCGGACGACGGGTCCGAGGAGATCGTCTTCGACAAGCTGTCGAAGCGCCAGCGCCTGGCCAACACCCCCACCGGCCCGCTGCAGGACGGCGACCACGTGTCCGTCGGCCAGCAGCTGCTGGAGGGCACGCCCGACCCGCACGAGGTGCTGCGCGTCATGGGTCCGCGCGAGGCCCAGCTGCACCTGGTGCAGGAGGTCCAGAAGGTCTACCGGGCCCAGGGTGTGGCGATCCACGACAAGCACATCGAGGTCATCGTCCGGCAGATGCTGCGCCGGGTGACGATCATCGACTCGGGTGCCACCGAGTTCCTGCCGGGCTCGCTGGTCGAGCGCGCGGAGTTCGAGTCGGGCAACCGCGCGGTCGTGGCCGAGGGCGGCGAGCCGGCGGCCGGCCGTCCGGTGCTGATGGGCATCACGAAGGCGTCGCTGGCCACGGACTCGTGGCTGTCGGCGGCCTCCTTCCAGGAGACCACGCGTGTCCTGACCGACGCCGCGATCAACGGCCGGTCGGACAAGCTGATCGGCCTGAAGGAGAACGTGATCATCGGCAAGCTGATCCCGGCCGGCACCGGCATCAACCGGTACCGGAACATCCAGGTCCAGCCGACCGAGGAGGCGCGGGCGGCGGCGTACGCCATCCCGAGCTACGACGACGGGTACTACACCCCGGACGTCTTCGGCACCGGCACGGGCGCGGCGGTCCCGCTCGACGACTACGACTTCGGTCGCGACTACCGCTGA
- a CDS encoding MCE family protein → MATTKVGRDLGRAVAIACVLALVAAVGMWWAFAGANSRKVTALFGAAVGVYPGSDVRVLGVRIGSIDEVEPQGKLVKVTMSIDRTVKVPATAQAVVVAPSVVSDRYVQLAPAYTAGPALGDGAVIPRERTATPVELDELYASLEKLTTALGPNGANKDGALSDLLDSAAANLDGNGKALGDTIKQLGDATRTLSGSKDDLFGTVDNLQKFTGMLAANDSQVRDLNRQLAEVAGFLADERENLGAALTELANALGQVQGFIRDNRAILKTNVDKLTGITQVLVDQRAALAETLDVAPLALGNLQNAYNAASGTLDVRADLNELNQPPIVLVCKLIQSVEPGKVPLVLSQACKQLEPILSGAVPLKTPAEVLSDMSQGKVPLPLPLAGVPQ, encoded by the coding sequence GTGGCAACGACGAAGGTCGGACGTGACCTGGGCCGCGCGGTCGCGATCGCGTGCGTGCTCGCGCTCGTCGCCGCCGTGGGCATGTGGTGGGCGTTCGCCGGCGCGAACAGCCGGAAGGTGACGGCGTTGTTCGGCGCGGCGGTCGGCGTGTACCCGGGCTCGGACGTGCGCGTGCTGGGCGTGCGGATCGGGTCCATCGACGAGGTCGAACCGCAGGGCAAGCTGGTCAAGGTCACCATGTCGATCGACCGGACGGTCAAGGTCCCGGCGACCGCGCAGGCCGTCGTGGTCGCGCCCAGCGTGGTCAGCGACCGGTACGTCCAGCTCGCCCCCGCCTACACGGCCGGTCCGGCGCTGGGCGACGGCGCGGTCATCCCGCGTGAGCGCACCGCCACCCCGGTCGAGCTGGACGAGCTCTACGCGAGCCTGGAGAAGCTGACCACCGCGCTCGGCCCGAACGGCGCCAACAAGGACGGCGCCCTGTCGGACCTGCTGGACTCGGCCGCCGCGAACCTCGACGGCAACGGCAAGGCGCTCGGCGACACCATCAAGCAGCTCGGCGACGCCACCCGCACGCTGTCCGGCTCGAAGGACGACCTGTTCGGCACGGTCGACAACCTCCAGAAGTTCACCGGCATGCTGGCCGCCAACGACAGCCAGGTGCGCGACCTGAACCGGCAGCTCGCCGAGGTCGCCGGGTTCCTCGCCGACGAGCGCGAGAACCTGGGCGCGGCGCTGACCGAGCTGGCGAACGCGCTGGGCCAGGTGCAGGGGTTCATCCGGGACAACCGGGCGATCCTCAAGACCAACGTGGACAAGCTGACCGGCATCACGCAGGTGCTGGTGGACCAGCGGGCCGCGCTGGCCGAGACCCTGGACGTCGCCCCGCTGGCCCTGGGCAACCTCCAGAACGCCTACAACGCGGCGTCGGGCACGCTCGACGTCCGCGCCGACCTCAACGAGCTCAACCAGCCGCCGATCGTGCTGGTGTGCAAGCTGATCCAGTCCGTCGAACCGGGCAAGGTGCCGCTGGTGCTGTCGCAGGCGTGCAAGCAGCTCGAACCGATCCTGTCCGGCGCGGTGCCGCTCAAGACCCCGGCCGAGGTGCTCAGCGACATGTCCCAGGGCAAGGTGCCGCTGCCCCTGCCGCTCGCGGGGGTGCCGCAATGA
- a CDS encoding MCE family protein — MRKIVGFVAGALLLTGCGSGGFDGVYNMPLPGGADLGDRPYAVKVQFKDVLDLVPQAGVKVNDVPVGRVDRIDLAADGWTAEVTVLVNGDVKLPANAIAKLRQSALLGEKYVELAKPAQGREEGTLADGATIPVERTNRNPEVEEVFGALSMLLNGGGIAQLQNISKELSAALEGNEPEVKSLLTNLNTLVGELDGHKTEITRALDGVNRLAGTLSAQRDQIGGVLEGLEPGLKVLSEQRTQLVTLLQSLDSLADVAVDTIDKSKADVVADLKALEPTLQKLVEAGTNLPNAFELLLTYPFPDSAMDGIKGDYTNLYADLDLNLGTIVDNLGRSRQSPLPTLPGLDGNAPSLPLPLPNLPLPGVGGTTGLGDVLGGLLGGGRR; from the coding sequence ATGAGGAAGATCGTGGGTTTCGTGGCCGGCGCACTGCTGCTGACGGGCTGCGGGTCGGGCGGGTTCGACGGCGTCTACAACATGCCGCTGCCCGGCGGCGCCGACCTGGGCGACCGGCCGTACGCGGTGAAGGTGCAGTTCAAGGACGTCCTGGACCTCGTGCCCCAGGCCGGCGTGAAGGTCAACGACGTGCCCGTGGGCCGCGTCGACCGCATCGACCTGGCCGCCGACGGCTGGACCGCCGAGGTGACCGTCCTGGTCAACGGGGACGTCAAGCTGCCCGCCAACGCCATCGCCAAGCTGCGCCAGTCCGCGCTGCTCGGCGAGAAGTACGTGGAGCTGGCCAAGCCGGCGCAGGGCCGCGAGGAGGGCACGCTGGCCGACGGCGCGACCATCCCGGTGGAGCGGACCAACCGCAACCCGGAGGTCGAGGAGGTCTTCGGCGCGCTGTCCATGCTGCTCAACGGCGGTGGCATCGCCCAGCTCCAGAACATCAGCAAGGAGCTCAGCGCGGCCCTGGAGGGCAACGAGCCCGAGGTCAAGTCCCTGCTGACCAACCTGAACACGCTGGTCGGCGAGCTGGACGGGCACAAGACCGAGATCACCCGCGCGCTGGACGGCGTGAACCGGCTCGCGGGCACGCTCAGCGCCCAGCGCGACCAGATCGGCGGCGTGCTGGAGGGGCTGGAGCCCGGCCTGAAGGTGCTCAGCGAGCAGCGCACCCAGCTGGTGACCCTGCTGCAGTCGCTGGACTCGCTGGCCGACGTCGCCGTGGACACCATCGACAAGTCCAAGGCGGACGTCGTCGCCGACCTCAAGGCGCTGGAGCCGACGCTGCAGAAGCTGGTCGAGGCGGGCACCAACCTGCCCAACGCGTTCGAGCTGCTGCTGACCTACCCGTTCCCGGACTCGGCGATGGACGGCATCAAGGGCGACTACACCAACCTCTACGCCGACCTCGACCTGAACCTGGGCACGATCGTGGACAACCTGGGCCGGTCGCGGCAGAGCCCGCTGCCCACCCTCCCCGGCCTGGACGGCAACGCGCCGTCCCTGCCCCTGCCGCTGCCCAACCTGCCCCTGCCCGGTGTGGGCGGCACCACCGGCCTCGGTGACGTGCTCGGCGGACTCCTCGGAGGTGGTCGGCGATGA